The following proteins are co-located in the Thermococcus celericrescens genome:
- a CDS encoding thymidine kinase has translation MVHPGGFLEVITGPMFAGKTTELIKRIERQTFAKRKAALFKPSIDNRYSEDDVVAHNGLRYEAFVVPTNEEGVELIERITLDEGFEVIGVDEVQFFPQGIVETLNRLADEGIYVIASGLNLDFKGDPFPVTRDLLVRADNIVYLTAVCTVCGKPATRSQRLIDGKPAPRDSPIILVGSSESYEARCREHHVVP, from the coding sequence ATGGTTCACCCTGGTGGATTCTTGGAGGTCATAACGGGGCCGATGTTCGCGGGCAAAACCACCGAGCTTATAAAGAGGATAGAGCGGCAGACTTTTGCCAAGAGAAAGGCCGCCCTCTTCAAGCCCAGCATCGACAACAGATATTCCGAGGATGACGTGGTTGCCCACAACGGTCTCAGGTATGAGGCCTTCGTCGTCCCCACGAATGAGGAGGGCGTTGAACTCATTGAGAGAATTACCCTGGATGAGGGCTTCGAGGTAATCGGGGTGGACGAGGTTCAGTTCTTTCCGCAGGGAATAGTTGAGACTCTGAACCGCCTCGCCGACGAGGGAATCTACGTGATTGCGAGCGGCCTCAACCTCGACTTCAAGGGGGACCCCTTCCCGGTGACCAGGGACCTCCTTGTCCGTGCGGATAACATCGTCTACCTCACCGCCGTCTGCACGGTCTGCGGGAAACCCGCGACCAGGAGTCAGCGTCTTATTGATGGGAAGCCGGCCCCGAGGGACTCCCCGATAATCCTCGTCGGGAGCAGCGAGAGCTATGAGGCACGCTGCAGGGAGCACCACGTTGTTCCATAA
- a CDS encoding ArsR/SmtB family transcription factor: protein MESNKNMGRLLDILGNETRRRILILLTKRPYFVSELSQELGVGQKAVLEHLRILESAGLIEGRTEKIPRGRPRKYYTIKRGFRMEVLLTPYTFGTEMYEPKAPRRTREYNQARALIKSTEPADAKIDELLTFLTEIQERINEIIRTKQELEEVRLLTETYIENFFRRVAQENEREFERLLKEFAPRLPRKILEDLESF, encoded by the coding sequence ATGGAGTCAAATAAGAACATGGGAAGGCTGCTTGACATACTGGGAAACGAGACCCGCAGGAGGATACTCATCCTGCTCACCAAGAGACCTTACTTTGTGAGCGAGCTGAGCCAGGAGCTGGGGGTCGGTCAGAAGGCGGTCCTTGAGCATCTGAGGATACTCGAGAGCGCTGGGCTCATAGAGGGAAGGACTGAGAAGATACCGCGTGGCAGGCCCAGGAAGTACTACACGATAAAGAGAGGCTTCAGAATGGAGGTACTGCTCACTCCGTACACCTTCGGCACTGAGATGTACGAACCGAAGGCCCCCAGGCGAACCAGGGAGTACAACCAGGCCAGGGCGCTCATAAAATCCACTGAGCCCGCGGACGCCAAGATAGACGAGCTCCTGACGTTTCTAACGGAGATACAGGAGAGGATAAATGAGATAATCCGGACAAAGCAGGAGCTGGAGGAAGTCCGCCTGCTGACGGAGACGTACATAGAGAATTTCTTCAGAAGGGTGGCTCAGGAAAACGAACGGGAGTTCGAGAGGCTCCTGAAGGAGTTCGCCCCCAGGCTGCCGAGAAAGATACTTGAGGACCTGGAAAGCTTTTAA
- a CDS encoding 30S ribosomal protein S17e, with translation MGNIKQTFIKRIARELFDRYPNEFTRDFEHNKKKVDELTNVTSKTIRNRIAGYMTKLVRMKEEGKML, from the coding sequence ATGGGAAACATCAAGCAGACTTTCATCAAGAGAATCGCCCGCGAGCTGTTTGACCGCTACCCGAACGAGTTCACCAGGGACTTCGAGCACAACAAGAAGAAGGTCGATGAGCTCACCAACGTCACCAGCAAGACCATCAGGAACAGGATAGCCGGTTACATGACCAAGCTCGTGAGGATGAAGGAAGAGGGCAAGATGCTTTGA
- a CDS encoding DUF371 domain-containing protein — protein sequence MMREIIRCRGHENVRATHKSTLEFTKENYLTPRGDCILCIEADRGINDLSEDFKRALRAGKKLLIRIRVGDLTDEVLAEGSPELILEHEYSMVIRKSTYVDARTLAIRANKAARDIDRRIVELLKNPETIAEIELVVFD from the coding sequence ATGATGAGGGAAATCATCCGCTGCAGGGGACACGAGAACGTCAGGGCAACCCACAAATCGACGCTTGAGTTCACGAAGGAAAACTACCTCACCCCAAGGGGGGACTGCATACTGTGCATCGAAGCGGACAGGGGCATAAACGACCTGAGCGAGGATTTTAAACGTGCCCTCCGGGCTGGAAAGAAGCTCTTGATCCGCATCAGGGTGGGCGACCTCACTGACGAGGTCCTGGCCGAGGGGAGCCCGGAGCTGATTCTCGAGCACGAGTACTCGATGGTCATCAGGAAGAGCACCTACGTGGACGCCAGAACCCTCGCGATAAGGGCCAACAAGGCCGCCAGGGACATAGACCGGCGCATTGTGGAGCTTCTGAAGAACCCCGAGACGATTGCCGAGATTGAGCTGGTGGTGTTCGACTGA
- a CDS encoding glycerate kinase type-2 family protein: protein MTPKETALALMDAALKAADPYLAVKRNLGIEGNHLVVSGERFPVRGKIYLLAFGKAACSMARAVVDLLGERVEEGVIITKYGYAENCPRTERLKAIEAGHPVPDENSLLAGKLGLELAEKVGENDILIVLISGGGSALFLLPERGITLEDKIRTNELLLKSGAKIYEINTVRKHISAVKGGKLAKRVRGTVVSLILSDVVGDPLEAIASGPTVKDPTTFEDAFRILKLYGVWEKLPESVKRHIELGLEGKAEETLKEDLPNVHNFIVGSNTLACESALAKAEELGYNALLLTTTLEGEAREIALAIGSIVQEIAKYDRPVPKPAVLIAGGEWTVTIEGKAGLGGPNQEFALSVARKIAGLNAVVLAVDTDGTDGPTDAAGGIVDGKTLGLLGEAGVDIGEVLRRHDAYGALERVGALLKMGPTGTNVNSMVIAVIPKGRQ, encoded by the coding sequence ATGACACCTAAAGAAACGGCACTCGCCCTGATGGATGCGGCGTTGAAAGCCGCTGACCCGTACCTCGCGGTGAAAAGGAACCTTGGGATTGAGGGGAACCACTTGGTCGTTTCTGGTGAGAGGTTCCCGGTTCGGGGGAAAATCTATCTTCTGGCCTTCGGCAAGGCCGCCTGCTCCATGGCAAGGGCGGTCGTTGACCTCCTCGGGGAGAGAGTCGAAGAGGGGGTAATCATCACCAAGTACGGGTACGCCGAAAACTGTCCGAGAACGGAACGGCTGAAAGCTATCGAAGCTGGACACCCTGTTCCAGACGAAAACTCCCTCCTGGCTGGAAAACTCGGCCTCGAGCTGGCCGAGAAGGTTGGGGAGAACGACATTCTCATCGTCCTGATCTCCGGTGGCGGAAGCGCCCTCTTCCTCCTTCCCGAGAGGGGAATAACCCTGGAGGACAAAATCCGGACAAACGAGCTCCTCCTGAAAAGCGGGGCAAAGATATACGAGATAAACACAGTGAGAAAGCACATCTCGGCCGTCAAGGGCGGCAAGCTGGCGAAGCGCGTGAGGGGGACGGTTGTAAGCCTGATCCTCTCGGACGTCGTCGGCGACCCGCTCGAGGCCATAGCATCGGGCCCAACTGTAAAGGACCCCACCACCTTCGAGGATGCCTTCAGAATCTTGAAGCTCTACGGCGTCTGGGAGAAGCTGCCCGAGAGCGTTAAGAGGCACATCGAGCTGGGACTTGAGGGAAAAGCCGAGGAAACCCTCAAGGAAGACCTCCCAAACGTCCACAACTTCATAGTCGGAAGCAACACCCTCGCCTGTGAATCTGCCCTGGCGAAGGCGGAGGAACTCGGCTACAATGCCCTGTTGCTCACCACGACCCTCGAAGGTGAGGCAAGGGAGATAGCCCTGGCAATAGGCTCGATAGTCCAGGAGATCGCCAAATACGACCGCCCGGTTCCAAAGCCGGCGGTTCTAATAGCCGGCGGCGAGTGGACGGTGACTATTGAGGGAAAAGCCGGCCTCGGCGGACCGAATCAGGAGTTCGCGCTAAGTGTGGCCAGAAAGATAGCTGGTCTAAACGCAGTCGTCTTAGCGGTCGATACCGATGGAACGGACGGGCCGACGGATGCGGCCGGCGGGATAGTGGACGGGAAAACGCTTGGACTTCTCGGGGAAGCTGGAGTGGACATCGGGGAAGTCCTCAGGAGGCACGACGCCTACGGTGCGCTGGAAAGAGTGGGTGCGCTCCTCAAGATGGGGCCGACGGGAACCAACGTGAACTCGATGGTGATAGCGGTCATCCCGAAGGGACGCCAATAA
- a CDS encoding RNA-guided endonuclease InsQ/TnpB family protein, with the protein MKRSVTVKLQPSKEQEKALFELAHASAVIWNKLNYQRLKQFKEFGRIDFNGTEKEAYHEFKNWIGGSTVQQLARKNAESWRSFFALNRKKKNGELPEWFRPKPPGFVRGENGRKVFLIPLRNDQYRIDGNVVELRRLGKFGRLRIQFKGKIYLRGKQGRLEITYDEVKRKWYAHISITVKEKLINDEWVKVPKQPLGDLSAGIDLGVNNLMAVYVENGKSFLVNGRPLKSIAFYWRRRIADYQSKLNKSGAKKSKKLKRMHEKAKLQAKHYINTVVRQTVERLYQLGVSTIVVGYPKGISRNSDKGARQNFLLSHVWRFNTVIKRLKEVAEEYGILVVLVDEVFTSQLCPLCGQRHSNGRIFRGLFKCRGEGVVMNADLVGAFNILRKVVEKITPSLPGLSAGRGNWGKTLPEGFSEPPSKRVMRITPQTSPPLARGFPDGNPTL; encoded by the coding sequence ATGAAGCGCTCGGTAACGGTCAAACTCCAGCCGAGCAAGGAGCAGGAGAAAGCACTCTTCGAGTTAGCTCACGCTTCGGCAGTAATCTGGAACAAGCTGAACTACCAGCGTTTAAAACAATTCAAAGAATTCGGCAGGATTGATTTTAACGGAACTGAAAAGGAAGCTTACCACGAGTTCAAAAACTGGATTGGCGGCTCAACAGTCCAGCAATTGGCCAGAAAGAACGCCGAAAGCTGGCGCTCATTCTTCGCACTCAACAGGAAGAAAAAGAATGGAGAATTGCCGGAGTGGTTCAGGCCGAAACCGCCCGGCTTTGTCAGGGGGGAGAACGGCAGGAAAGTCTTCCTCATCCCACTCCGGAACGACCAGTACAGGATTGACGGGAACGTCGTCGAGTTGAGGCGCCTTGGAAAATTTGGAAGATTGAGGATTCAATTCAAGGGGAAAATTTACCTCAGGGGCAAGCAGGGAAGGTTAGAGATAACTTACGACGAGGTAAAGCGAAAATGGTATGCTCACATCAGTATCACAGTGAAAGAAAAACTAATCAACGACGAGTGGGTGAAAGTCCCAAAACAACCCTTGGGCGACCTTTCAGCGGGAATTGACTTGGGAGTGAACAATTTAATGGCGGTCTACGTTGAGAATGGTAAAAGCTTCCTCGTGAACGGGAGACCATTAAAGAGTATCGCCTTTTACTGGCGGAGGAGAATAGCCGATTATCAGTCCAAACTCAACAAGAGTGGTGCAAAGAAGAGTAAGAAGCTCAAAAGAATGCACGAGAAGGCTAAACTTCAGGCAAAGCATTACATTAACACTGTTGTAAGGCAGACTGTCGAGAGGCTTTATCAGTTAGGCGTTTCTACCATTGTTGTCGGTTACCCGAAGGGTATCAGTAGGAATTCCGATAAGGGTGCGAGGCAGAATTTCCTCCTCTCCCACGTGTGGAGGTTTAATACTGTCATTAAACGCTTGAAGGAAGTGGCTGAGGAGTATGGTATTCTGGTTGTGCTTGTTGATGAGGTTTTCACTTCCCAGCTTTGCCCTCTCTGCGGCCAGCGCCATTCTAATGGTAGAATCTTTAGAGGTTTGTTTAAGTGCCGTGGAGAGGGCGTTGTCATGAATGCGGATTTAGTTGGTGCTTTCAACATTTTGAGGAAGGTTGTGGAAAAGATAACCCCGAGCCTGCCGGGTTTGTCGGCGGGTAGGGGTAATTGGGGGAAGACCCTCCCGGAGGGGTTCTCCGAACCCCCTTCAAAGAGGGTGATGAGGATTACCCCTCAAACCTCCCCGCCTTTAGCGAGGGGTTTCCCCGACGGAAACCCCACCCTTTAG
- a CDS encoding M48 family metallopeptidase, with protein MRLRVRRRPVKYARLEVRPDGTVLVTAPDGFDVDNLIERHRGWLEGKLAKIGELREIAESGFPINGEFYQVIHGRKPKVHEQFKTVVLSPNPNDVVDCLKRILRKELLPLVDSYAWGMGVEPGKVYIRHQKSRWGSCSPKGNLNFNVRLIALPRELREYVVIHELVHLKHMNHSKAFWELVGEFYPDYKTARRELKKWWTIVELNPHWKWLARGGV; from the coding sequence ATGAGGTTGAGGGTCCGCCGTCGGCCGGTTAAGTATGCAAGGCTTGAGGTAAGGCCGGACGGAACGGTTCTGGTCACTGCCCCGGATGGCTTCGACGTTGATAACCTGATCGAGAGGCACCGGGGCTGGCTTGAGGGCAAGCTGGCCAAGATAGGTGAGCTCAGAGAGATTGCGGAGTCCGGTTTCCCCATCAACGGCGAGTTCTACCAGGTCATTCACGGAAGAAAGCCCAAAGTTCACGAGCAGTTCAAGACCGTCGTCCTCTCCCCCAACCCCAATGACGTGGTTGACTGCCTGAAGAGGATTCTCAGGAAGGAGCTCCTACCCCTTGTGGATTCCTACGCCTGGGGGATGGGTGTCGAGCCCGGGAAGGTCTACATCAGGCATCAGAAGAGCCGATGGGGAAGCTGTTCCCCCAAGGGAAACCTGAACTTCAACGTTCGCCTCATAGCCCTTCCCCGGGAGCTGAGGGAATACGTTGTAATCCATGAGCTCGTCCATCTGAAACACATGAACCATTCGAAGGCCTTTTGGGAGCTCGTCGGGGAGTTTTACCCTGACTACAAAACCGCCAGAAGGGAGCTCAAGAAGTGGTGGACGATAGTCGAGCTGAACCCCCACTGGAAGTGGCTGGCGCGGGGTGGAGTCTAG
- a CDS encoding NfeD family protein, whose product MWRIKAGNLLKLLALMADEIIVGVFIFLILPEIGVEIPLWAGLLVMSLLLAKDFLIAPFVLGVGADKKPLAGPEGLIGRTALVVEDLSPEGVVKLDGELWKAECLNGVAERGDRVRIISVRGTKVLVERRE is encoded by the coding sequence ATGTGGCGTATAAAAGCAGGGAATCTACTCAAGCTCCTCGCACTGATGGCCGATGAAATCATCGTTGGCGTTTTCATCTTCCTGATACTCCCTGAAATAGGTGTGGAAATTCCCCTCTGGGCGGGCTTGCTTGTGATGTCTCTTCTTTTGGCCAAGGATTTCCTCATAGCGCCCTTCGTTCTCGGAGTGGGAGCGGACAAAAAGCCCCTTGCAGGCCCAGAGGGACTGATAGGGAGAACCGCCCTCGTTGTGGAAGACCTCTCCCCTGAGGGGGTTGTTAAACTCGATGGCGAGCTCTGGAAGGCAGAATGCCTGAACGGAGTCGCCGAAAGGGGTGATAGGGTTAGAATAATATCAGTCCGGGGCACTAAGGTTCTCGTGGAACGCCGAGAGTAG
- a CDS encoding CoA-binding protein has translation MVRIMPVDRLSDEEVTGILTKYRKIALVGASPKPERDANDVMRYLLEHGYEVYPVNPRYSEVLGRKCYPSVLDIPDDVEIVDLFVRPEFTMDYVEQAIKKGAKVVWFQFNTYNREAFKKAKEAGLTAVAHRCIKQEHARLIG, from the coding sequence ATGGTCAGGATAATGCCCGTTGACAGGTTGAGCGACGAGGAGGTTACAGGGATTCTGACGAAGTACAGAAAGATCGCCCTTGTGGGTGCTTCACCGAAGCCCGAGCGCGACGCGAACGATGTGATGCGCTACCTCCTCGAACACGGCTACGAAGTCTATCCAGTCAACCCCCGCTATTCCGAAGTCCTCGGAAGGAAGTGCTATCCGAGCGTTCTCGATATTCCCGATGACGTCGAGATAGTCGACCTCTTCGTAAGGCCCGAGTTCACGATGGACTACGTCGAGCAGGCGATAAAGAAGGGCGCAAAGGTCGTCTGGTTCCAGTTCAACACGTACAACCGGGAAGCGTTCAAAAAGGCCAAGGAAGCGGGCCTAACTGCAGTTGCCCACCGCTGCATAAAGCAGGAGCATGCGAGGTTGATTGGTTAG
- a CDS encoding TRM11 family SAM-dependent methyltransferase produces the protein MYAVIFGKNPRLSEAEFYAFTRRFDLKVRVIESARDWLIFESSPTVERYFRWLGGSLKLVRIVGEGEDAIGDLEYARLFTVSLYGEGDWKLWRKLGSAVKREFKAEGPSKFFKPAKVYAMPAELILKGFPEVKDFVFLFREDGSFWVGETVKVTDPFELKKLDVERPVQRPILSIPPRLARIMVNLTEVRKGSFLDPFCGIGTIVQEFVLQGLSAYGGDRDPERIRDAKKNLAWLRKEFRLKNSAHLEVCDARKLKRCFRQRFDAVVTEPYLGKPLRRNPSRGEAIKLANELDRLYYPVFESFGDVLKRNGRVVFVFPAYRLSGGGIYRKERKWLGKLGFEVVGRYTDYEERHKLVRDIHVLRYRS, from the coding sequence ATGTACGCGGTGATATTTGGCAAAAATCCACGCCTCAGCGAGGCAGAATTTTATGCATTCACCAGAAGGTTCGACCTTAAAGTTAGAGTTATCGAGTCCGCGCGAGACTGGCTGATATTTGAGTCATCACCCACGGTGGAGAGGTACTTCCGCTGGCTGGGGGGTTCACTCAAACTGGTCAGGATAGTCGGCGAGGGCGAGGATGCCATAGGCGACCTCGAATACGCGAGGCTCTTCACCGTCAGCCTCTACGGTGAGGGCGACTGGAAGCTCTGGCGGAAGCTGGGGAGCGCGGTAAAGAGGGAATTCAAGGCGGAGGGCCCCTCAAAGTTCTTCAAGCCCGCCAAAGTTTACGCCATGCCCGCCGAACTAATCCTCAAGGGCTTTCCGGAGGTCAAGGACTTCGTCTTCCTCTTCCGCGAGGACGGGAGCTTCTGGGTCGGCGAGACGGTGAAGGTTACCGACCCGTTCGAGCTGAAGAAGCTCGATGTGGAGAGGCCGGTTCAGAGGCCGATACTCTCAATTCCGCCAAGGCTCGCGAGGATAATGGTGAACCTGACAGAGGTGAGGAAGGGCTCCTTCCTCGACCCCTTCTGCGGAATAGGGACGATAGTTCAGGAGTTCGTCCTCCAGGGGCTCAGCGCTTATGGGGGCGACCGCGACCCGGAGAGAATACGGGACGCCAAGAAGAACCTCGCATGGCTCAGAAAGGAGTTCCGCCTGAAGAACTCGGCACACCTTGAGGTCTGCGACGCGAGAAAGCTGAAGCGCTGCTTCCGCCAGAGGTTCGACGCGGTAGTTACAGAACCCTACCTCGGAAAGCCTCTCAGGAGGAACCCGAGCAGGGGAGAGGCGATAAAGCTTGCCAACGAGCTGGACAGGCTTTATTATCCCGTCTTTGAGAGCTTTGGCGACGTTCTCAAAAGGAACGGACGGGTTGTCTTCGTCTTCCCGGCCTACAGGCTGAGCGGCGGGGGAATATACAGAAAGGAAAGGAAGTGGCTGGGCAAGCTCGGCTTCGAGGTCGTTGGAAGGTACACCGACTACGAGGAGAGGCACAAACTCGTCAGGGACATCCACGTGCTGAGGTATCGGAGCTAA
- a CDS encoding secondary thiamine-phosphate synthase enzyme YjbQ — protein sequence MLFEIEVSTREKFQIVDITSEVQTLVYRSGVKHGIVIVFVRHTTTGLLINEAESGLLQDIRAQMKELVPKGAGYAHDLIDSNAHAHLRATLFLNPEVVVPIDRAELQLGTWQRILFIELDGPRRRKVLVKICRC from the coding sequence ATGCTCTTTGAGATCGAGGTTTCCACGAGGGAGAAGTTCCAGATAGTTGATATAACCTCCGAGGTCCAGACGCTCGTCTATCGCTCCGGAGTCAAGCATGGCATCGTCATCGTTTTTGTCAGACACACAACCACTGGCCTCCTGATAAACGAAGCTGAAAGCGGGCTTCTTCAAGATATCAGGGCCCAGATGAAAGAGCTGGTCCCGAAGGGTGCCGGCTACGCCCACGATCTCATAGACAGCAACGCCCACGCACACCTGCGGGCGACCCTCTTCCTGAACCCCGAGGTTGTCGTCCCCATAGACAGGGCCGAGCTCCAGCTCGGGACCTGGCAGAGAATCCTATTCATCGAGCTGGACGGCCCGAGGCGCAGAAAGGTCCTGGTGAAGATCTGCAGGTGCTAG
- a CDS encoding Era-like GTP-binding protein codes for MIKVAIIGAENAGKSTLMNALIGGKISEVENLPGTTKGTIRRRFGKLKIPKSMKNPLGGADEFVLIDTAGLFDPQRELRGKVLSEEKFREIIDEIVSADIVIHMVDATVGLHRGMEKLHHMLKFRYEKPIIVVINKIDLVPRERVEEVRETIKKRLEQEAIPLSLVTYEGFNELLERLAYYAQYV; via the coding sequence ATGATAAAGGTTGCGATTATCGGTGCCGAGAACGCCGGCAAGTCAACGCTCATGAACGCCCTCATAGGCGGCAAAATATCGGAGGTAGAGAACCTCCCAGGAACAACCAAGGGGACGATAAGACGGCGCTTCGGAAAGCTCAAGATACCGAAGAGCATGAAGAACCCCCTCGGAGGAGCCGATGAGTTCGTGCTCATAGACACCGCTGGCCTCTTCGACCCCCAGAGGGAGCTGAGGGGCAAGGTCCTGAGCGAGGAGAAGTTCCGAGAGATAATCGACGAGATAGTCTCCGCGGACATAGTAATTCACATGGTCGATGCCACCGTCGGCCTGCATAGGGGCATGGAGAAGCTCCACCACATGCTCAAGTTCCGCTACGAGAAGCCGATAATCGTCGTCATCAACAAGATAGACCTCGTGCCGAGGGAGCGGGTCGAGGAAGTCAGGGAAACGATAAAAAAGCGCCTTGAGCAGGAGGCGATACCGCTGTCCCTGGTCACCTACGAGGGATTCAACGAGCTGCTCGAGAGGCTGGCGTACTACGCCCAGTACGTCTAG
- a CDS encoding HD domain-containing protein, whose protein sequence is MSLIDLFIEAGNLKKLPRTGWLLRGVSNPESIADHSYRVALITLFLADELRAKGVEIDVERALKIAVLHDLAEARVTDIPLTAQYYLDKGKAEKKAAMELFIKTPNPREYFRLWREYEEGLSLEGRLVKFADKLEMLVQALEYEKAGFKDLDEFWSALDSLRESEFYEHFREIVEELAGLRKQNR, encoded by the coding sequence ATGTCCCTCATCGACCTTTTTATCGAGGCTGGGAACCTGAAAAAACTTCCCAGAACCGGCTGGCTCCTCCGGGGCGTTTCAAACCCAGAGAGCATAGCCGACCACAGCTACCGTGTTGCCCTGATAACCCTATTCCTGGCAGATGAACTGAGGGCGAAGGGCGTTGAGATAGACGTTGAGCGGGCCCTCAAGATAGCGGTTCTCCACGACCTCGCCGAGGCGAGGGTCACCGACATACCCCTGACGGCGCAGTACTACCTCGACAAGGGCAAGGCCGAGAAGAAGGCCGCGATGGAGCTTTTCATCAAAACACCAAACCCGAGGGAGTACTTCCGGCTCTGGCGCGAGTACGAGGAGGGCCTCAGCCTCGAGGGCAGGCTCGTAAAGTTCGCCGACAAGCTGGAGATGCTGGTTCAGGCACTCGAATACGAAAAGGCCGGCTTCAAAGACCTCGACGAGTTCTGGAGCGCGCTGGATTCCCTCCGGGAGAGCGAGTTCTACGAGCACTTTCGGGAGATTGTGGAGGAACTCGCCGGGTTGAGAAAACAAAACCGTTAA
- the wtpA gene encoding tungstate ABC transporter substrate-binding protein WtpA gives MRWKGIALIALLVLSVIAAGCINGSENSGLKEATLVVFHAGSLSIPFQQLEKEFSDYAEKNLGYKVTFQDEASGSVAAVRKVTDLGKKADVVGVADYTLIPQLMVPNYTDFYVIFATNEIVIAFTEESKYADEMKAHPEKWYEILARDDVSFGFSDPNQDPCGYRSVMVMKLADYYYDKPIFETLVERNTNIYFNESMVVAPKDIQIKNDRVVIRPKETDLTALVESGSLDYFFIYKSVAEQHNLSYITLPNEINLKDFNKANFYGKVSIYIGSTGKVIKAKPIVYGVTVPKDAPNRELAMEFLKYLLGENGRRVFQENHQDFIWPPVAFGNVPDEIKDEVKVEG, from the coding sequence ATGAGGTGGAAAGGCATTGCTCTGATTGCGCTTCTCGTGCTCTCCGTTATCGCGGCGGGCTGCATAAACGGCTCTGAGAACTCAGGGCTCAAAGAGGCAACCCTCGTGGTATTTCACGCAGGTTCGCTGAGCATACCCTTCCAGCAGCTTGAGAAGGAGTTCTCGGATTACGCGGAAAAGAACCTCGGTTACAAGGTGACCTTCCAGGACGAGGCCAGCGGTAGCGTCGCGGCGGTGAGGAAGGTTACCGACCTGGGCAAGAAGGCCGACGTGGTCGGCGTTGCTGACTACACCCTCATTCCCCAGCTCATGGTTCCCAACTACACGGACTTCTACGTCATCTTCGCCACCAACGAGATAGTTATAGCGTTCACCGAGGAGAGCAAGTACGCGGACGAGATGAAGGCCCACCCAGAGAAGTGGTACGAGATACTGGCGAGGGACGATGTTTCCTTCGGCTTCTCGGACCCGAACCAGGACCCCTGCGGCTACCGCTCCGTCATGGTCATGAAGCTGGCCGATTACTACTACGACAAACCGATATTCGAGACCCTGGTCGAGAGGAACACGAACATATACTTCAACGAAAGCATGGTGGTCGCCCCCAAGGATATCCAGATAAAGAACGACAGGGTCGTCATAAGGCCCAAGGAGACCGATTTAACGGCCCTCGTCGAGAGCGGAAGCCTCGACTACTTCTTCATCTACAAGAGCGTGGCCGAGCAGCACAACCTCAGCTACATCACCCTCCCGAACGAGATAAACCTCAAGGACTTCAACAAGGCCAACTTCTACGGGAAGGTCAGCATCTACATAGGTTCTACCGGCAAGGTCATCAAGGCCAAGCCCATCGTTTACGGCGTTACCGTTCCTAAGGACGCGCCCAACAGGGAGCTGGCGATGGAGTTCCTCAAGTATCTCCTGGGCGAGAACGGCAGGCGGGTCTTCCAGGAGAACCACCAGGACTTCATCTGGCCGCCGGTTGCCTTCGGCAACGTTCCGGATGAGATCAAGGACGAGGTTAAGGTTGAGGGGTGA
- the wtpB gene encoding tungstate ABC transporter permease WtpB: MGTRHDYTLYFFAALGSFLVVYIALPLLVILAKQASDFDMLLRALHDAYVIEALRNSLLTATATALIALLFGVPLGYVLARKEFPGKSLVQALVDVPIVIPHSVVGIMLLVTFSNAILDSYTGIIAAMLFVSAPFAINAARDGFLAVDEGLEHVARTLGASRLRAFFSVALPMAFPAIASGAIMTWARAISEVGAILIVAYYPKTAQVLVMEYFNNYGLRSSRPISVILIVMSLTVFVILRWLVGRKANA, from the coding sequence ATGGGGACGAGGCACGACTACACGCTCTACTTCTTTGCAGCCCTGGGGAGCTTCCTCGTGGTTTACATAGCCCTGCCCCTGCTGGTCATACTGGCGAAGCAGGCCTCGGACTTCGACATGCTGCTCCGGGCCCTTCACGACGCCTACGTTATCGAGGCCCTCAGGAACTCCCTCCTGACCGCAACGGCGACAGCTTTGATCGCCCTCCTCTTCGGCGTTCCCCTCGGCTACGTTCTCGCGAGGAAAGAATTTCCCGGGAAAAGTCTTGTCCAGGCCCTGGTTGATGTTCCCATCGTTATCCCCCACTCAGTCGTCGGAATAATGCTCCTCGTTACCTTTTCGAACGCAATTCTCGACAGCTATACGGGGATAATAGCCGCGATGCTCTTCGTCTCCGCACCGTTCGCGATAAACGCCGCGCGCGATGGCTTTCTGGCGGTTGACGAGGGGCTGGAGCACGTTGCCAGAACCCTCGGTGCCTCCCGCCTGAGAGCGTTCTTCTCTGTGGCACTCCCGATGGCGTTTCCGGCCATAGCGAGCGGGGCCATAATGACGTGGGCGAGGGCCATAAGCGAGGTGGGTGCGATACTCATCGTTGCGTACTACCCAAAGACAGCTCAGGTTCTCGTCATGGAATACTTCAACAACTACGGCCTGAGATCCTCGAGACCGATTTCCGTTATCCTCATCGTGATGAGCCTCACAGTTTTCGTTATCCTGCGCTGGCTCGTGGGGAGGAAGGCCAATGCTTGA